One window of Nocardia sp. NBC_00508 genomic DNA carries:
- a CDS encoding TetR/AcrR family transcriptional regulator, giving the protein MPLPRFERLPTPTKEAILTVARDHFARDGKDAASFNQIIADAGISKTSAYHYFDGKDDLFAAVVADAAVRTLAMLGPWREVPTVEELWRQVAEGSASLLAYLRQNPEDRAVLAAAAQLGTEGDPWVRAFVANAVDLGLSTDEDGWLSAVTAALFTAADRWALSHPSLPDEQVAGRLVALLRRTMTH; this is encoded by the coding sequence ATGCCCTTACCACGGTTTGAGCGCCTGCCGACGCCGACCAAGGAGGCGATCCTGACCGTAGCCCGCGATCACTTCGCACGCGACGGCAAGGACGCGGCGTCGTTCAACCAGATCATTGCCGACGCAGGCATCTCCAAGACCTCGGCTTATCACTACTTCGACGGGAAAGACGACCTCTTCGCCGCAGTGGTCGCTGACGCGGCAGTGAGAACGCTTGCGATGCTGGGCCCGTGGCGAGAAGTGCCCACGGTGGAAGAACTCTGGCGGCAAGTCGCCGAGGGTTCCGCGAGCCTGCTCGCCTACCTTCGCCAGAACCCCGAGGACCGGGCAGTTCTGGCCGCGGCGGCGCAACTGGGCACCGAAGGCGACCCATGGGTCCGGGCATTCGTAGCCAACGCGGTCGACCTCGGCCTGTCGACCGACGAGGACGGCTGGCTTTCCGCGGTCACGGCCGCCTTGTTCACGGCGGCGGACCGCTGGGCGCTAAGCCATCCGAGCCTGCCGGACGAACAAGTTGCTGGTCGGCTCGTCGCACTGCTGCGCAGGACTATGACCCACTGA